The genomic window ACGGTGGATGCCCTCTGCCCCCTGGGCGGACTGGAGAGTATCTACAGCTATCTCAGTTCCGGGACATGGCTCCGCAGGGTGGCTCCGAGCGCACTCATCCTGTTCGGCACTGTAATTGCCATGACGCTGCTCTTTGGCCGGGTGTTCTGCGGGTGGATCTGTCCCCTGGGGACCATCGGCGAGATGTCCGCAGGGCTGGCCCGGAAGCTCGGGATCAGGCGCAAGGGGCTTCCCCCGTCTCTTGACGGCGCCCTGAAGATGCTGAAGTACGTTATCCTTGCCGTTATTCTCTACTACACGTGGAGCCTCGGCACCCTCGCTTGGCGGGACTATGATCCCTGGGCAGCCTGGATGCACCTGGCGGCAGGCTGGGACGAGATAGTCGCCACCCCATGGCCCTTCGCCGTTCTCTTCGGCCTGGTCATCGGGGCGGGACTCTTCATCGAACGATTCTGGTGCCGTTATCTCTGCCCTCTCGGGGCGGCTCTGGCCGTTTTCCAGAAACTGAGTTTCACGAAGGTGGTCCGAAACAGGGAAACGTGCATCACCTGCGGCAAGTGCGACCGCTCCTGTCCCATGGGGATCGCCCCGATGGCGGCCGAAAAGGTCACCGATGCGGACTGCATCGCCTGCGGCCGGTGCACAGAGAGCTGCCCCGTGGAGAAGACCCTGGTCTTTTCCTTCGGCGGCCGGAAGGTGCTTTCCGCCCTGGCGGTAGGGCTCATGGGCGTGCTCCTTTTCTTCGGCGCCTACGGCACTGCAAAGCTCACGGGATACTGGCAGACCTTCGCCTCCACGTCCGCGGAAGCCCTGAAGGACCCGGTGGACGGGGTTTTCGGGTGGATGAACATCGACCAGGTGGCGAAACAGGTGAAGCTCTCCCCTGAAAAGGTGCTGGAAATCGCGAAGCTTCCTTCCGACACGGCAAGGGACGTGCCCATCAAGAAAATCGACGGGGCGAACGATGAAATCCTGAAGGAAGACCTGAAGGCCTATTTCGCCGCGAACCCCGCGGAAGCTCCGGAACCGGTCAAAGAAGTCCCGGCGAACCCCGACGAACTGAAGGGCAGCTTCACCCTCGAGGAGGTGGCCGCAGGATACGGCCTGAACGGTGCCGAGATTCTGAAGGAGGCGGGCTGGCCCGCCGATACCCCCCGGAACATCTCCCTCAAGGAGGCGGGAACGTCCCTGGGGAGGGAGCCCTCAGACATCCGGACGGCAGTGAAGGAACTGCTGAAGAGGAAACAGTAGTATATCGAAGAGGGCTCCCTGAGGAGCCCTCTTTTCGTTCTGTCAGTACCCTCTCTTCTCAAGGTGGTCCAGCAAAGCTTCCGCCAGGGCCACCCTGGAGGCGGAATAGCCGTGGTCGTCGTCCATCATGACTTCACGGACGGAGGCTCTGCCGTTTTTACGCAGGGCGTCCAGCAGAGACGTATGGTGCACATCGGGGGGAGTGATGGCATCCCTCGAGGCGCCGACGAGGAGGAAGTTTCGTCCTGCAAAG from Aminivibrio sp. includes these protein-coding regions:
- a CDS encoding 4Fe-4S binding protein, whose translation is MFTWKRVRYAVMLGFLAFITWVGYRHQVLGGGPAGVPTVDALCPLGGLESIYSYLSSGTWLRRVAPSALILFGTVIAMTLLFGRVFCGWICPLGTIGEMSAGLARKLGIRRKGLPPSLDGALKMLKYVILAVILYYTWSLGTLAWRDYDPWAAWMHLAAGWDEIVATPWPFAVLFGLVIGAGLFIERFWCRYLCPLGAALAVFQKLSFTKVVRNRETCITCGKCDRSCPMGIAPMAAEKVTDADCIACGRCTESCPVEKTLVFSFGGRKVLSALAVGLMGVLLFFGAYGTAKLTGYWQTFASTSAEALKDPVDGVFGWMNIDQVAKQVKLSPEKVLEIAKLPSDTARDVPIKKIDGANDEILKEDLKAYFAANPAEAPEPVKEVPANPDELKGSFTLEEVAAGYGLNGAEILKEAGWPADTPRNISLKEAGTSLGREPSDIRTAVKELLKRKQ